The Tolypothrix sp. NIES-4075 DNA segment GTCGATTCTTTTTGTCAGCTTAGTTGACACCTCCACATCTTTGCGGCTTTTGGCACGGGTACGACGAGGTACAAGCAAAACGTCGTCAAACGTCAAACCTAGTGGTATTTTCGTTTCCGGTGTAATCATCTGGTTTTTTGGTGGTAGCTCAATTAGTATTTTTACGAAATCAAGTTGTCAGTTTAACTTCTGTAGGGTTTTTTGAGCAAGACTTACTTTTAATAAAATATTATATTTTGAGACTTCCCACGCAATAAATGTGGAAAATTTTGGTTCTCTTCAAAGAAGCAGAGATTACTTGCAAAAAACAAGATTTTTTCATAGTACTGACGCACTCGTGAGGAAAAATAATACGAGTGCGATTACTTCACATCTTTTGTCAAAGACGCTCAAGTGCGATCGCTACCCTTCAAAAACGCGCTTTGCGTAGACGCGTTCGCGGAGCGTCTCGTAGAGAAGCGGCTTGTCGTTAGACATCGCTTGTCACGATCAAAAAATGTAGTTTTTGCGTAAGCCCGCATCCACTAAAAGGTGTATCTTTTCACTGAGAAAAATAAGGCTAAAACGCTTACATAACACTTAATGTGAATTTATGCTCAATTCATGTTATGTTTTTTTCTAGCGAATTTTTAACTGGGATTTTACCCATTTAATTAAATCGCCGAACTGCATCAACAATTGTACCAATGTTAGATATCAAGACTGGATCAACAATTGTACAAATCTTAGAGATCAAGCTACCAATTCACGAAACTTTTCAGAGTACAGTTCAAGGTGAAGGATACTGGACTGGTTCTTTGGTAGACTTTATTCGCTTGTCTGGATGTCCGGTGGGCTGCCCTTGGTGCGACACTGGTTATGGTGATGGTGGTGCCAAATTACCGCGAAAGGAACGCTCTATCCAGGAACTTTTAGCGGAGCTAAAATCTCCCAGAGTCGTAATCAGTGGTGGAGAGCCATTCATTCAAAAGCATTTACCTGACTTAGTGCAAGCTCTCTTGGCAGCAGGCAAGGAAGTCTGTATTGAAACCTCTGGATCTTTTTGGCAAGAAATCTCTCCTGCGGCTTGGATTACTTTATCTCCTAAGGGACACGTTAACCCTAGATACCCAGTCCAAAAGCAGTTTTGGAGTCGGGCAAATGAAGTGAAGATAGTGATAGGAACTGGTACAGAAGTTGACTTCTACCAAGAACATCTATCTGCTCAATCTAACCTGCCTGTTTACTTGCAACCTGAATGGAACAATTCAGCAAAAACCCTTCCTTTAATTTTACAATTGCTACAACAAAAACCTCATTACAGGCTTTCTTTGCAAACACATAAATATATCGGAGTCCAATGACAAACAATCAGTGGCTACTAGCTAAAGAATTCCGGTTTGAAGCAGCTCATCAGCTACCTTACCATGATGGAAAATGCGCTAGGTTACACGGACATAGTTGGCGTGGAGTAGTTTATGTAGCTGGCGGCGAATTGGTGGAAAAAGGTGCTAAACAAGGTATGCTGATTGATTATTCAGATATCAAGACTTATCTTAAACCTTTAGTCGAAAATTATTTAGATCATTATCATTTAAATGAGTCTACAGGTTTGGAATCACCAACCAGCGAACAAATTGCTGCTTGGATATATGAAAAATTAGAGGCAGCAGGATTACCAGGGTTACTAGCGGTAAGAATTGATGAAACCTGCACCTCCATTTGCATGTACTCTAAAAATCGCATAGCTGGCTGGCTGAATTCAGGAATAGATTTAAATTTACACCACTCTCGCTCAGAAGAGGCAGTTGGGATTAATTTAACAAGCATCATGTAAGAGCATTTTTATTGCGTTTCTAGTTTAGTAGTTTTGTTGTCTACTCAACATAAAAGCTAGTGACTGTGCGATCGCTTCAACAAGCCCCCCAATTCCTCCAGACACCGTAATATAAATATTATGGTGTCTGGAGGAATTGTCAGTTAGATAGGGATGGAGAGAATGTCAATCATTGGATAACTTGAAAACAAGAAGTGCGATCGCGCTCAAGCGGGCAAAGAAGTGCGATCGCAAAGTGACTCTGTAAGAGTATCGCTTTTTCTTGGTTTTTCAGCGTTGCTGATTTGATGTATCAAAGTTATTAGTTGTGCAATCAATACCGAAGTAGAGTAGAAGGCTAAAATTTTACCTCTCTAGATTGATGAATTATACCTGTATTTTGCAACACCGATTTTTCTTGATTATTATCTGTTTTTGTTACACATCAAGGTAGCCTTGAGAGCCTGCTAGCAACTTGCGTTACATGCAATAATACTAAAGACCATACGATAAAAAGCAATGATAAGTGAAAATTCATACAATCCCGATACCCCGATTGTGAAATCAACCTTGATGATGTCAAGTACGCTAATTGTTTTTGCAGCAGCAACTTTGACACCGGCTTTACCGGCAATGCAAAATCACTTTGCAGACATAGAAAATGCTGGATTGTTGGTAAAACTGGTTGTGGCTATCCCTTCTTTGTTTATACTTATAGGCGCACCACTGGTAGGGATACTCGTCGATAAAGTGGGACGAAAATCGGTACTGGTGGTTTCGATTATTCTTTTCGGCTTGTTTGGAACTGTAGGGTTCTTTATTCCTTCACTGTTAGGTATTCTAATTACTCGCGCTTTCTTAGGTTTGGCAATAGCGGGAATTACCACCACTGTGACAACATTAATTGGTGACTATTATTCTGGACAGACACGAATTGAGTTGCTAGGTTTACAAGCTGCGTTTATTGGCATAGGAGCTGTCATCGCTCTGGTAATTGGTGGTGTTTTAGCCGATTTTAATTGGCGTAACCCTTTCTTAATCCATTTATTGGCTTTTTTGGTATTGCCGTTGATCTTATTCGCATTGCAAGAACCACAAAGATTGGCAACTCTTCAACAAGCATCAACAGAATCTGCCGAGGAGACACCAAATCAACTCAGTCAAGAACAGTCTCAGCCCCAGTCTAAGAATATAGATGTACCTGTTAAATTGTTGGCATTTATTTTCGCTACTGCGCTGATAGGAGAAGTTGCGTTATATCTAGTTCCTCTGGACTTGCCATTTTACCTGCAAGCCATCACTGATACCAATGCTAAACAGAATAGTCTAGCGATCGCTGCAATGACACTGTTTTTCATTATCGGTTCATTATTATTTCCCAAGGTAAAACAAAAGTTGGATTACTTGACTACGCTTGTGTTATCCCTTGCTCTTATGGGTATTAGTTATGAAATAGTTGGCTTCGTCAACAATTATATATTGGTATTGCTGGGGTTGACCATCACTGGATTAGGAGCTGGGTTTTTGGTTCCCAATTTAGACGCTTGGCTGACAGCCTCAGTACCAGGCAGTTATCGCGGACGTGCTGTAGGAGGGCTAACAGCAGCGACATTTCTGGGGCAGTTTTTGTCACCAATCGTCAGCCAACCAGTGATTGAAAACCTAGGTTTAGATATGGCTACTGCCTATGGATTGATCTACATTCTATCAGGTAGCTTGTTGATTATATTCCTCAGCGTTATCTTGATCGCAGTGCTGATTAAAAAACAGGAATGGCAAGTAAATTCCCAAGAGTGAATCAAAGCAAATTAAGTCAAACAATAATATCTATATCGTTATAGTCATATACAAATTTGACTGCGATCGCTACCATCTAAGAACGCAAGACGGCGAAAATTTATTCGCCAAATGAAAATAAATAGTCTCTGGGCTGTGGACACACAGCCCAGCCACAACCTCGGAAAATTAATTACACAAATTGATATATTCTTGTCATAACCTGACTTGCGTCCGTCACAAAAGGTGATGAGGAAAAATGAGCAAAATTAAACAGGTAGCTATTTATCTCTTTTCTTACGATGGCATTACGAGTTGGTCTTGTGGTGTAGGTACTGTAGTCAGACACTTTATTCACTCTATGCCAGTAGTTGCAGAGTATTTGCAAAAGCATGATTTGCAGACAGTATTCTATGTTGGCACACCATTCTACAATCCAGAATGCGCTTGGTATCGCCCAGAAATGCTGAAGCAAGCTGAACAAATATGCAGTTCCCTATCAGGAGATATGCTGTATCAATTGAATGGCACTCAAGGCGATGATATGTATGTTGATCTCGAACAGTGGAAAGCGACATCAATTGGTGCTGCAAATCTCGCCATCAACTACTTTCAAAAACATGAGTTCAATATTGTATTTACTAACGATCCACCATACTGCGGTGTTAGTTATTTTCTCTTTCAACAATTGTCGCAATATAAAGGAAAAAAACCAAATATTGTTTGGATTCCCCACAGCACTGGATTGATCCATGAAAAAACTAAAGACGAAATCAGATATAACTGGGAAAGACAAGCTGTTGGCGATGCCAATACTTACAAAGAATGTTTTATCGCTTATATTAATGATTTTATGAAAAATCATCTGCTGTGCGACTTTCAAGCATCTCCAGATAGTTTAGTGTCTTTAACTAATG contains these protein-coding regions:
- a CDS encoding 7-carboxy-7-deazaguanine synthase QueE; this encodes MLDIKTGSTIVQILEIKLPIHETFQSTVQGEGYWTGSLVDFIRLSGCPVGCPWCDTGYGDGGAKLPRKERSIQELLAELKSPRVVISGGEPFIQKHLPDLVQALLAAGKEVCIETSGSFWQEISPAAWITLSPKGHVNPRYPVQKQFWSRANEVKIVIGTGTEVDFYQEHLSAQSNLPVYLQPEWNNSAKTLPLILQLLQQKPHYRLSLQTHKYIGVQ
- a CDS encoding MFS transporter — protein: MISENSYNPDTPIVKSTLMMSSTLIVFAAATLTPALPAMQNHFADIENAGLLVKLVVAIPSLFILIGAPLVGILVDKVGRKSVLVVSIILFGLFGTVGFFIPSLLGILITRAFLGLAIAGITTTVTTLIGDYYSGQTRIELLGLQAAFIGIGAVIALVIGGVLADFNWRNPFLIHLLAFLVLPLILFALQEPQRLATLQQASTESAEETPNQLSQEQSQPQSKNIDVPVKLLAFIFATALIGEVALYLVPLDLPFYLQAITDTNAKQNSLAIAAMTLFFIIGSLLFPKVKQKLDYLTTLVLSLALMGISYEIVGFVNNYILVLLGLTITGLGAGFLVPNLDAWLTASVPGSYRGRAVGGLTAATFLGQFLSPIVSQPVIENLGLDMATAYGLIYILSGSLLIIFLSVILIAVLIKKQEWQVNSQE
- a CDS encoding glycosyltransferase family 4 protein — its product is MSKIKQVAIYLFSYDGITSWSCGVGTVVRHFIHSMPVVAEYLQKHDLQTVFYVGTPFYNPECAWYRPEMLKQAEQICSSLSGDMLYQLNGTQGDDMYVDLEQWKATSIGAANLAINYFQKHEFNIVFTNDPPYCGVSYFLFQQLSQYKGKKPNIVWIPHSTGLIHEKTKDEIRYNWERQAVGDANTYKECFIAYINDFMKNHLLCDFQASPDSLVSLTNGLPLFENLTSSNPQEVIEKYGLPSDKDIVFATGRATKYKGFEYLVRAFAESQANHAAELVLLVTSFATSQTKNSYQDIVKEFQELQVRGKVIHAFIPQEDLRAIFRLPNVKSIVVPSLSEPFGMIPLEVRHWCTDNAPVLVCSQADGLKELINQGEDGFLVDVENTSEFAQALTRAVNMSSEERKGFLSKGKEKLARKYNLPRNIADCILNIVSQQD
- the queD gene encoding 6-carboxytetrahydropterin synthase QueD codes for the protein MTNNQWLLAKEFRFEAAHQLPYHDGKCARLHGHSWRGVVYVAGGELVEKGAKQGMLIDYSDIKTYLKPLVENYLDHYHLNESTGLESPTSEQIAAWIYEKLEAAGLPGLLAVRIDETCTSICMYSKNRIAGWLNSGIDLNLHHSRSEEAVGINLTSIM